In one Alkalinema sp. FACHB-956 genomic region, the following are encoded:
- a CDS encoding Glu/Leu/Phe/Val dehydrogenase — protein sequence MNQIVTPSPSLLTDASQRLNLALKYATISEDAIRSLQSPKASLSVSIPVRMDDGSLQVFQGYRVRYDDTRGPGKGGVRYHPNVTLDEVQTLAFWMTFKCAALNLPFGGAKGGITVNPKLLSKMELERLSRGYISAIADFIGVDTDILAPDVYTNAMVMGWMMDEYSTIKRHYSPGVVTGKPITLGGSLGREDATALGAFFVMQTLLPKLDRVPQHTTVAIQGFGNAGAALAEFLYQAGYQVVAISDSQGGLYAKSGLDIPTLRQLKESTRKLQAVYCDGSVCNFTAHDVISNEDLLTLDVDVLIPAALEKQITVNNADKIRAKFIFEVANGPITSQADAILEAKGIQVFPDILVNAGGVTVSYFEWVQNRNGMYWSLGEVNQSLQRRIIEETERIWEIAQRQKISMRAAAYVHALQRLGEAIDAKGTRDYYVN from the coding sequence ATGAACCAAATAGTCACTCCATCCCCCTCTCTGCTAACCGATGCGAGCCAACGGCTGAACCTAGCTCTCAAATATGCAACGATTTCCGAGGATGCCATTCGATCGCTGCAATCTCCCAAGGCCAGCCTGAGTGTTTCTATCCCGGTTCGGATGGATGATGGTTCGCTACAAGTGTTTCAAGGCTATCGGGTGCGCTATGACGATACCCGTGGCCCCGGCAAGGGCGGTGTGCGCTATCACCCCAATGTCACCCTAGATGAAGTCCAAACCTTGGCCTTTTGGATGACGTTTAAATGTGCCGCATTAAATCTCCCGTTTGGAGGGGCGAAGGGCGGCATCACGGTTAACCCCAAACTGTTGTCCAAGATGGAATTGGAACGGTTGAGCCGAGGCTACATTAGCGCGATCGCGGATTTTATTGGGGTGGACACGGACATTTTGGCCCCGGATGTCTACACCAATGCCATGGTTATGGGTTGGATGATGGACGAATACAGCACGATTAAACGCCACTACAGCCCTGGGGTCGTCACCGGAAAACCAATCACCCTCGGGGGCAGTTTGGGGCGGGAGGATGCAACGGCACTGGGCGCATTTTTTGTCATGCAAACCCTGTTGCCCAAGCTCGATCGGGTGCCTCAACATACAACAGTTGCTATCCAAGGGTTTGGGAATGCAGGCGCAGCTTTGGCGGAGTTTCTCTACCAAGCGGGATATCAAGTCGTTGCGATCAGCGATTCCCAAGGTGGTCTCTATGCCAAATCTGGATTGGATATTCCAACATTACGACAATTGAAAGAATCAACGCGCAAGTTGCAAGCTGTCTATTGTGATGGTAGTGTGTGCAACTTCACTGCCCATGATGTGATCAGTAATGAAGATCTGCTCACCTTAGATGTGGATGTTTTGATTCCAGCTGCATTGGAGAAACAGATCACGGTTAACAATGCTGATAAAATCCGGGCTAAATTCATTTTTGAAGTGGCCAATGGCCCCATTACCTCCCAGGCCGATGCCATTCTAGAAGCTAAAGGCATTCAGGTATTTCCAGATATTCTGGTCAATGCAGGCGGGGTGACCGTGAGCTATTTTGAGTGGGTGCAAAACCGCAATGGCATGTACTGGTCTTTGGGTGAGGTGAACCAAAGTCTCCAGCGCAGAATCATTGAGGAAACGGAGCGCATTTGGGAGATTGCTCAACGCCAGAAAATTTCCATGCGGGCAGCGGCCTATGTCCATGCGCTCCAGCGGCTAGGAGAAGCGATCGATGCAAAAGGGACTCGCGATTATTACGTCAATTAA
- a CDS encoding 4-hydroxybenzoate solanesyltransferase → MAIFRDRQSQSMSPESLWWTIVRLLRWDKPEGRLILMVPALWAVFLAARGYPSALLVGIIILGSLATSAAGCVVNDLWDRNIDPQVERTKNRPLASRALSVQVGIGVMLVGFLCAYGLALFLNPLTFWLCVAAVPVIVIYPAMKRVFPVPQLVLSIAWGFAVLISWSAVSCGLTPSATACLGQETWLLWGATLCWTMGFDTVYALSDREDDRKLGVNSSALFFGTYAPQAIAVFYIATTIILGKLGQVMQLDWPFWVSLAIAAIAWAWQALKLTQPRIPHPFYAAAFKQNVGIGFVLLAGMIAGVWWNG, encoded by the coding sequence ATGGCTATATTTCGCGATCGTCAGTCTCAATCCATGTCTCCCGAATCTCTTTGGTGGACGATTGTTCGTTTGCTGCGCTGGGATAAACCAGAAGGGCGATTAATTTTAATGGTGCCAGCCCTGTGGGCGGTGTTTTTGGCGGCTAGGGGCTATCCTTCCGCCTTACTGGTGGGGATTATTATCCTGGGATCCTTGGCAACGAGTGCAGCGGGCTGTGTGGTCAACGACCTCTGGGATCGCAACATTGATCCCCAGGTAGAACGCACGAAGAATCGCCCCCTCGCCTCCCGTGCCCTCTCGGTTCAGGTGGGAATCGGCGTCATGCTAGTTGGCTTTCTGTGCGCCTATGGCCTCGCCCTGTTTCTCAACCCCCTCACCTTTTGGCTCTGTGTGGCAGCGGTTCCTGTCATTGTGATTTACCCCGCCATGAAGCGGGTGTTTCCGGTACCGCAATTGGTGCTGTCGATCGCCTGGGGATTTGCGGTATTGATTAGCTGGAGTGCGGTCAGTTGTGGCCTCACCCCCAGTGCCACGGCTTGCTTAGGGCAGGAAACCTGGTTGTTGTGGGGGGCCACGCTGTGTTGGACGATGGGGTTTGATACGGTTTACGCCCTTTCCGATCGGGAGGACGATCGCAAGTTAGGCGTCAATTCCAGCGCGCTGTTCTTTGGCACCTATGCCCCCCAAGCGATCGCGGTCTTTTATATAGCCACGACGATCATCCTCGGCAAATTGGGGCAAGTGATGCAACTGGACTGGCCGTTTTGGGTCAGTTTAGCGATCGCGGCGATCGCTTGGGCTTGGCAAGCGCTGAAATTAACCCAACCGCGCATTCCCCATCCGTTCTATGCCGCCGCCTTTAAACAAAACGTTGGAATTGGGTTCGTCTTGCTAGCAGGCATGATTGCGGGTGTTTGGTGGAATGGGTGA